AAACAGAGCAGCTGCCATACAGGGCGGAAAAAGCAGGCGTATTGTTTTAGCGATACAGCGATACGCCTGCTTTTTTTATTTTTGTGAAGGCTTATTGCCATTTCTACAGGCAATTAAGCTGTTTTTTATAGGCTTCCATTTCCATCGCCAGACGGCAAAGTTTGCATGAGGGCAAAGAAATGCTCAGGCTCCCCGGTGCTAAAGTATTCATACCAGGCTTCCAGCGTGTTTGATTGAAAAACGCCTAAATGCTCAATGATTTGTTTTGCCCACAGCAAAGCGCCGGTAGGGGCGGCAGTAATAAGATTGCCCTCCGATACAGAGGGTTTGTCGATGTAATAGCTTTGCCCCTTATAGCCGGGAGAAACCATTTCGAGAAATCCCGGCCCATTGCTGGTATGCGGGCGCTTATCCAATAAGCCAAAGCTGGCAAGGGCAGCGGTAGCACCACAGATGGCGCACACCATAGCGCCTGAAGCGAGAAATTCGCTTGCTTTTTCGAGGATAGCCCCATGCTTTGGGTCGTTCCAGGTGTCTGCGCCCGGCAACAGTAGCAGGCTTGTTTTACCCACAACAATGTCCTCGATTAAGCAGTCGGGCAGGATTGTGAGCCCGCCCATTGTATGGATTGGCGCTTTAGAATAGCTTACCGTTTTGAGCGATATACGTCGTGCGTCCTTTTTAAAAAACCGACCGGAATTCAGCTCCGAAATAACATGCCCTAATTCCCAGTCCGCCAAAGTATCAAGAACATAAACATAAATTGTAAACATAAATTTCCTCCAATTTCATTGTCTTATTGATTTGTCTGCTTTTTTATTGTACCATGTCATTGTTGACAACAGTGTGGCAACAATCGAATTGAAAGGCGGCTAACCAATGAAAGTGGACAGACTTGTTAGCATTATTATGATACTTCTTGATAAAAAGCGTATCGGCGCCCAGGCGTTGGCAGATATGTTTGAGGTTTCCCCCCGCACAATCTACCGCGACGTCGACGCGATCAACATGGCGGGTATTCCTGTTCGTTCGACATCAGGAGTGGGCGGCGGCTTTGAAATCATGCCGGAATACAAGGTTGATAAAAAGGTTTTTTCGGCTGATGACCTTTCGGCCCTCCTGATGGGGCTTTCCAGTCTTTCGGGTATGGTACGGGGGGATGAGCTGGTACACGCGCTTGCCAAAGTCAGAAGTTTTATCCCAGCCGACAGAGCGAAAGACATTGAATTAAAAGCAAATCAAATAAACATAGACCTGAGTCTGTGGATGGGGAACGGGAACATACAGTCAAACCTGGAAATTATCAAAGCCGCTATGCAGGAAAGCAGGCTTCTGACCTTTGAATATATAGCGCATCATGGAAACAAAACCGCTCGAACCGCCGAGCCATATCAGCTTGTATTAAAAAGCAGTCATTGATATTTACAAGGGTATTGCCACAAAAGAGAGGCTTACCGCTTATTCAGGCTATCCCGCATGTCAAACCTGCAAATGCAGGAGGAAACTTTTACACCACGAAAGTATCAAAAACCACAGCTGGATTTTGATAATATTCTGACGAATATGCAAACAAAAATCAAAATCCGTATTCATAAATCTGTGATGGACAGGGTACTTGATTTTTGCGCCTATGAAGATTTTTTACCAGATGGTGACGCGCACTATATTGTCAGCTTCCCTTTCATAGAGAACGAATACCACTACGGTATTCTGTTTAGCTTTGGGGATAAATGCGAGTGCTTAGAGCCGCCGCATGTCCGCGCGGAAATGAAGCGCAGAATACAGGAGATAGCGATGATATATGAAGGCTAGCAGGCTGTCGCGCATGACAAGCCAAACAAACATGTAAAACGAAAAAACAGCGCAGACAAAGCTGCGCCGTTTCCCGAAAACAATACCCATACTGTTTTATAAATGCCGCCCTGAGGCCCTGTTTTTTATTCGCTTTCTCCGTCCGCAGTGGGTGAGGGGAGAATGGAATTGATGGCGTCTTTGATGAAGTTGGAGCCGCCGCCGGCGTCAGAGCCACTGTCTGTGCCACTTCCCGGAGAGGTCGTGGTGCTGCTGTCCGAGTTCGTGCTGGGGGTTGCAGACGGCGTGGCAGACGGGCTGGGACTGCTGTTTTTCTGATTGTTGATGAGCCTTGTAATCTGGGACTGCCCATTTTGGAGCCAGCTGTTAATGGTCTCCTGGTTGATCCCTGTGTTGATGCCAAAAAGTCCGAGCCAGATCAGCAGTGTGTAGAGTACGGCGATCAAGGTTAAAAGGATTCTTGGAATCAGCCCAAACTTTTTATAGCAGTACATTAGGAAAATGCCGAGCGGGGGTACAAGCACCAGCATGAGCAGGATGAACCAGGTGCGGGCATAAAAGGGATCACCCGAACGTCTGCCGCCGGGCATACGAAGCCCGCGCCCGCCGGAACGGCCCTTTTTACCGCGCTTGCCCTTGTTGCCCTGGCTGCCGGAATTACCGTCATCCGCCTCGGCTTCTCCCTCGTCCGCATAGCGGCTGCTCCCTGCGCGGCTGTCACGTCTGCCGGAACGGCTTTCACCATTGCCACCGCCCTGCATAACCCGGGCCACCGAGGATTTAAACTGGTCGATCAGCGCCTTGTCGGAGGCGTCGATTTCCAGTCGTACCCGTCCGTCGTTCTGTATCAGAAAATTAATATCGAGATAACCGTTCTCGCCGATATCAGCGGCGAGGCGGTCAAAATGTTCATCCACCTCCACGCGCTCAAAGCCCGCGTTCCAGAGTGCCTCCTCAGAAGCGTCAATCCAGTCGTCCAGACTGCCTCTGGCAGATAAATTTTCACGCATTTATTTTCACCTCTGATTTTATTGAATATTTCACAGTGCTTTTTATTATACAATGGAAAACTTAAATAATCGGGGATAAAACCCGCTTTTGTTTAAAAAAACAGGGACTGGTCCAGAGAGCATAAAAAAAGACGGCGTGTCGTTTTGGCACGCCATCTCAGGCTGTTGAGGAAGTGACGCAGCCCCGATACTGCGTCTTTTATCCAGACAAGAAAAAAGGTCCAGGCGCTGAGTAAACGGCCGGGATTCATAACGATTTACTCGAGCAGCCGGACATTGCCGATATAAAACATCAACCTTAGTGAAGAAGATACAGGTGTTGGGGCAGTGCCTGCAGGACGCTTTTTTCTTTCTTAGGTAAAAGGCTTCGTCTCTTAGGTTTTCTGACACTTTGAGACGGCGTGTCGTTTTGGAACGCCATCTCAAAGCTGTTTCAGTCCTCCAGGTCAAAGGCCTCTTTCGTGGCCGCGACCGCTTTCTCGGTATCCTCGATCTTGATGATGCAGGAGATACGGATTTCGGAGGTGGTGATCATTAGAATCTGGACGTCATTGTCGGCCAGCACCTGGAAGAATTTGGCGGCGACCCCGGACTGGGTGCGCATGCCAATGCCTGAGACGGACAGGCGTGTAATATCCTTATTGATGGTGATTTTAATTTCAGGGTATTCCTCGCCAAGGGCGTTTACGATGTCCTTGACCTTCTCCAGGTCGCGCTCGAGGACAATAAAGGAAACGTCAAAGGCGTTTTTGACCGGCGCGGTCTGGGTGATGATATCGACATTGACGTCGGCGTCTGACAGCTCGCTGAGGCAGCGGGTCAGGATAATGGAATTGACCGGCACTTTCTTCAGCGAGATCATGAGGTTTTTGTGGTCAACGGTCAGGCCGTCAACACTGTGGCTCTCCATATAGGTGGTCGTCATAAGGGCCTCCTACAGGTCGAACGCGTCGGCGGTGGCCATGACAGCCGTATCCCGCAGTTCGGATGGAATCACGCAGGAAATGCGGATTTCAGAGGTTGTGATCATGAGCATGGGGATATTGTTGTCGGCCAAAAGCTGGAAGAATTTGGCCGCAACGCCGGACTGGCTGCGCATGCCGATGCCCACAACAGAAAGCTTGGAGATTTCCTTGTTGATGTCCATTTCCACCTGAGGGTATTTTTCCATGAAATCATACAGGATCTTCCGCAGCTCGGACAGATCCTCGATGGGGGCGGAAAAGGAAATGTTGATCGCGCCGTAGACCGGAGCGGTCTGGCTGATCATGTCGATGTTGATGCTTTTTTTAGCCAGGTCTGAGAAGAACTGGGCTGTAATGTTCATATCAAAGGGAACGTTCTTGAGAGACACCATCAGCTCGTCGTTGTCGATGGCGAGGCCGGTAATGGCCTGCTGTTCCATAGGGCTCATGTTGCTGTCACCTTCCTTAATGAGAGTACCGGGCACGTCGTGAATACTGGATGCCACATAGATTTCCGCGTTGTACTTGCTGCCCAGCTCGATGGCGCGGGCGTGCATGACGCCTGCGCCCAGGCTGGCCATTTCCAGCATTTCGTCAAAGCTTACTGTGCTCAGCTTTTTAGCCGGCGGGTACAGCCGCGGGTCCACACCGTAGATGCCGTCCACATCGGTGTAGATTTCGCAGGGGCATTCCAACACACAGGACAGGGCAACCGCGCTGGTGTCAGAGCCGCCCCGGCCCAGGGTGGTGATATCGTCATTTTCATTAACCCCCTGGAAACCTGCGATAATAACGATCTTGCCGTCGTTTAGGGCATCCTCGATTTTCCGGGTTTCAATATCCATGATCCGGGATTTCCCGTGGTGGCCCATAGTGTGGACGCCCACCTGGGGGCCGGTAAAGGAGATTGCGTCGTAGCCCATGGCGTTGAGGGCCATGGACAGCATGGAGATCGAGACCTGCTCGCCGGTCGCTAACAGCATATCCAGCTCACGTCTCGGCGGCGCGTCGCTGATGGAGTAAGCCATTTTGATGAGCTCGTCGGTGCTTTTGCCCATGGCAGAAACCACCACGACCATCTGATTGCCTTCTTCTCTTTTTTTAATAATACGTCTTGCGACATTTTTAATACGGTCGATGGTCCCCATGGAGGTACCGCCGTATTTTTGGACAATGATGCTCATCGGAAACCTAACCTCTCAAATCGTCGAGTAATTCGGTTTTATCCTCGGTTTTTTCGTCCTTGTCTTTAATGACCTTGGCAGGGGAGCCTGCGGCCACAACGCCGGCAGGGATATCCTCTGTCACTACCGAACCAGCGGCAACCACAGCGCCCTTACCGATTTTGACGCCCTCAAGGATAACGGCGTTGGCCCCGATCAGAACTTCGTCCTCAATGATGACCGGCTGTTTTGACGGTGGCTCAAGCACGCCGGCAACCACAGCACCCGCCCCGATATGGCAGTTCTTGCCAATGGTAGCACGCGCGCCCAGCACAGCGTTCATATCAATCATGGTGCCCTCGCCCACAACCGCGCCGATATTGATCACGGCACCCATCATGACCACAGCGTTTTTGTGAATGTGCGCGCCCTCGCGGATAAAGGAGCCGGGCTCGATGCGGGCGTCCACCTCGGTTAAGTCCAGCAGCGGAATGGCCGAGTTGCGGCGGTCACATTCGATGCGGACAGAAGAGATTGAGCCTGCCTTGGCGTCCAGAAGGGCGCTGATCTCACCGGCCTCACCGATGATCATGCAGGCGGAAGGATCGCCATAATATTCGTAGCCAGCCAGGTCGCTCGATCTCAGGTAGCCGCGGACATAGGCCTTTACCGGCGTGGATTTCTCGACGGCCTTAATGTATTTTGCGATCTGGTATGGGTCGTTTAAATCAAATTGTTTTTTCAGTTCTTCGTTTGTCATGTTAAATCCTTTCGTGTGGTTTAATTGTCAATCAGCATTTCCATATTGAAAAGGCCAGGAGCCTGGTCTACAAGGTATTTGGCCGCGGTCACTGCGCCGCTTGCAAAGACTTTTTTGGAGAGGGCAGTGTGGCGGATTTCGATCAGTTCATCGTTGCCGGCAAATAACACCGTGTGCTCGCCGGGGATGGTGCCGCCGCGGACGGCGTGGATGCCCAGCTCCTGGGGTTTCCGCTTACAGTCTCTGCCGTGGCGGCCAAAGGTATAGTCCTTTTTATTTTCAAGGCCGTCGTTTACCGCGTCGGCAAGGAGCAGCGCGGTGCCGCTGGGGGCGTCGGCTTTTTTATTGTGGTGTTTCTCGATAATCTCAATGTCAAAGCCGTCCTCCAGAGCACCGGCCATATCCCGCAGGGCTTTTGCCAGAAGGTTGATGCCCAGGCTCATGTTGGCTGTTCTGAAAACCGGAAATTCCTTTGAGCCGGCTTCAATATCGGCCAGGTTCGCTTCGGAGAGGCCGGTGGTGGCGATGACGATGGGGGTTCTGGTGTCTCTGGCATAGCCAAAGACGCTGTCAAAGGCCTTGTAGTGGGAAAAGTCAATGATGACATCCGCCTTTTCCGCACACTGGCTTAAATCGGAATAGACAGGGAAGGGGGTATCCTGATCGGTGTTGATGTCAAAACCTGCCACAATCTGGCAGTCCGGATCTTCACCGATAATGGTCTGGAGCATATGCCCCATGGCGCCGCCGACGCCGGATAAGAGTATATTTAGCATAGGGGAGTACCTCTTTTATTAAATTTTATGCACCGCCTTATTAAAGCAGTCCGTATTCCTTCAGGGCTTCAACCAAACGCGCCTTATTGGCCTCTTCCATTTCAACCAGGGGCAGGCGCATTTCGCCGGTATCGGTGCCCAGCAGCCGCATGGCGGTTTTAACCGGGATCGGGTTGGTTTCATAGAACATGGCCAGGTTAATCAGGTTGGTGTCAAATTGCATTTTCCGCGCCTTGTCCACATCGCCGTCCATAAAGGTGGCTACCAGGTCGTGCATATCCCTTGGAATGATGTTGGCAGAAACGGAGATAATACCCTTGCCGCCCACAGAAAGGATAGGCAGGGTCTGGTCGTCGTTGCCGCTGTAAACATCCAGCTTGTCGCCGCAGGTGCGGGCAATTTCTGTGATCTGGCTGATATCGCCGCTGGCTTCCTTGACCGCCTGGACATTGGGGATCTCGGCCAGCTTCTGCATGGTGGACACACTGATGTTGGCCCCGGTGCGGCTGGGCACATTGTAGACAATGATCGGCACCTTGATGGCGTCGGCAATGGCCTTAATGTGTACGTAAATCCCCTTCTGGGTGGATTTGTTGTAGTAGGGGTTAATGACTAAAACCGCGTCCGCACCCTGCTCCTCAGCGTATTTTGAGAGCATGATGGAGTAGGCGGTATCATTACTGCCGGTACCGGCAATGTAGGGAACGCGTCCGGCGATATGTTCGCCGGCAACCCGCAGCAGATCAAGATGCTCCTGATCGGTGAGGGTTGAGGTCTCGCCGGTGGTTCCGGCCACCAGAATGGCGTCGGTGCCATTTTCGATGTGCCAGTCAATGAGCTCTCTGAACCGGTCAAAATCAATCTTGTTGTCCCTGAATGGTGTGACCAGAGCCACACAGCTTCCTGTAAAAATAGTGGACATAATAGTTCCTCCTCAGTATTTTATCCGGCGCGGGGCCGGAAAGTGTTAAATTAAGCCTTCTTCGATTAAGGCGAAAGCGATCTGTACCGCGTTGGCAGCTGCGCCCTTGCGGATGTTGTCGGCAACACACCAGAAGTTGATGCCGTTGTCGATGCTGAAATCGCGGCGGATACGGCCGATATAGACGTCATTGGTGCCTTCGGCTTCACGGGCCAGCGGGTAAACATTGTTGGCAGGGTCATCTCTCAGGACACAGCCTGGTGCGTCCTTGAAAAGGGCCTTGACATCCTCGATTTCAAAAGACTTTTTGGTTTCAACGTTAATGCTTTCGGAATGGCCGTAGTAAACCGGAACACGCACTGTGGTAGCGGTCACCCGGATATTGTCGTCATGCATGATCTTGTGGGTTTCGTTGACCATTTTCATTTCTTCCTTGGTATAGCCGTTGTCCAGAAAATCGTCGATATGGGGCAGGCAGTTGTAGGCGATGGGGTGTGGGTAAAACTGGTTTTCGGCGCCCTTTACGCCTTCCTCCAGATCCTTGTAGCCCTTGACGCCAGAGCCGGAAACGGCCTGGTAGGTAGAGTAGACGATACGGTCGATCCCGTATTTGTCATAGATGGGCTTTAAGGCGACCATGGCCTGGATGGTAGAGCAGTTTGGGTTGGCAATGATGTTTTTATGTCCTTTTAAGTCCTCTGGATTTACCTCCGGCACAACCAGCGGCACTTCCGGGTCCATGCGCCAAGCAGAGCTGTTGTCAATGACAATAACGCCTCTCTTGGCAGCGGCAGGGGCAAAGCGTTCGCTGGTGCTGCCGCCGGCAGAGAACAGGGCAATATCAATATCCTTGTCAAAGGCCTCGTCGCAGAGCTCCTCAACCACGTATTCTTTATCGCCGAATTTGACGGTTTTACCCTTGGAGCGGGCAGAAGCCATAGGATATAAATTATTCACTGGA
The DNA window shown above is from Eubacterium limosum and carries:
- a CDS encoding type 1 glutamine amidotransferase family protein → MFTIYVYVLDTLADWELGHVISELNSGRFFKKDARRISLKTVSYSKAPIHTMGGLTILPDCLIEDIVVGKTSLLLLPGADTWNDPKHGAILEKASEFLASGAMVCAICGATAALASFGLLDKRPHTSNGPGFLEMVSPGYKGQSYYIDKPSVSEGNLITAAPTGALLWAKQIIEHLGVFQSNTLEAWYEYFSTGEPEHFFALMQTLPSGDGNGSL
- a CDS encoding ACT domain-containing protein, which gives rise to MTTTYMESHSVDGLTVDHKNLMISLKKVPVNSIILTRCLSELSDADVNVDIITQTAPVKNAFDVSFIVLERDLEKVKDIVNALGEEYPEIKITINKDITRLSVSGIGMRTQSGVAAKFFQVLADNDVQILMITTSEIRISCIIKIEDTEKAVAATKEAFDLED
- a CDS encoding aspartate kinase translates to MSIIVQKYGGTSMGTIDRIKNVARRIIKKREEGNQMVVVVSAMGKSTDELIKMAYSISDAPPRRELDMLLATGEQVSISMLSMALNAMGYDAISFTGPQVGVHTMGHHGKSRIMDIETRKIEDALNDGKIVIIAGFQGVNENDDITTLGRGGSDTSAVALSCVLECPCEIYTDVDGIYGVDPRLYPPAKKLSTVSFDEMLEMASLGAGVMHARAIELGSKYNAEIYVASSIHDVPGTLIKEGDSNMSPMEQQAITGLAIDNDELMVSLKNVPFDMNITAQFFSDLAKKSINIDMISQTAPVYGAINISFSAPIEDLSELRKILYDFMEKYPQVEMDINKEISKLSVVGIGMRSQSGVAAKFFQLLADNNIPMLMITTSEIRISCVIPSELRDTAVMATADAFDL
- the dapD gene encoding 2,3,4,5-tetrahydropyridine-2,6-dicarboxylate N-acetyltransferase, which encodes MTNEELKKQFDLNDPYQIAKYIKAVEKSTPVKAYVRGYLRSSDLAGYEYYGDPSACMIIGEAGEISALLDAKAGSISSVRIECDRRNSAIPLLDLTEVDARIEPGSFIREGAHIHKNAVVMMGAVINIGAVVGEGTMIDMNAVLGARATIGKNCHIGAGAVVAGVLEPPSKQPVIIEDEVLIGANAVILEGVKIGKGAVVAAGSVVTEDIPAGVVAAGSPAKVIKDKDEKTEDKTELLDDLRG
- the dapB gene encoding 4-hydroxy-tetrahydrodipicolinate reductase, producing the protein MLNILLSGVGGAMGHMLQTIIGEDPDCQIVAGFDINTDQDTPFPVYSDLSQCAEKADVIIDFSHYKAFDSVFGYARDTRTPIVIATTGLSEANLADIEAGSKEFPVFRTANMSLGINLLAKALRDMAGALEDGFDIEIIEKHHNKKADAPSGTALLLADAVNDGLENKKDYTFGRHGRDCKRKPQELGIHAVRGGTIPGEHTVLFAGNDELIEIRHTALSKKVFASGAVTAAKYLVDQAPGLFNMEMLIDN
- the dapA gene encoding 4-hydroxy-tetrahydrodipicolinate synthase — encoded protein: MSTIFTGSCVALVTPFRDNKIDFDRFRELIDWHIENGTDAILVAGTTGETSTLTDQEHLDLLRVAGEHIAGRVPYIAGTGSNDTAYSIMLSKYAEEQGADAVLVINPYYNKSTQKGIYVHIKAIADAIKVPIIVYNVPSRTGANISVSTMQKLAEIPNVQAVKEASGDISQITEIARTCGDKLDVYSGNDDQTLPILSVGGKGIISVSANIIPRDMHDLVATFMDGDVDKARKMQFDTNLINLAMFYETNPIPVKTAMRLLGTDTGEMRLPLVEMEEANKARLVEALKEYGLL
- a CDS encoding aspartate-semialdehyde dehydrogenase, whose amino-acid sequence is MKSYNVAVVGATGMVGQKMLQVLEEMKFPVNNLYPMASARSKGKTVKFGDKEYVVEELCDEAFDKDIDIALFSAGGSTSERFAPAAAKRGVIVIDNSSAWRMDPEVPLVVPEVNPEDLKGHKNIIANPNCSTIQAMVALKPIYDKYGIDRIVYSTYQAVSGSGVKGYKDLEEGVKGAENQFYPHPIAYNCLPHIDDFLDNGYTKEEMKMVNETHKIMHDDNIRVTATTVRVPVYYGHSESINVETKKSFEIEDVKALFKDAPGCVLRDDPANNVYPLAREAEGTNDVYIGRIRRDFSIDNGINFWCVADNIRKGAAANAVQIAFALIEEGLI